From a single Aulosira sp. FACHB-615 genomic region:
- a CDS encoding trifunctional serine/threonine-protein kinase/ATP-binding protein/sensor histidine kinase, with protein sequence MATFKAPIIPGYNISSQLYAGSRTIVYRAIRESDQLPVVIKLLTSEYPTFQELLKLRNQYTISKNLNISGIIQPLSLETYNNGYIFVMADTGGISLREYIQSNTLSLAEFLRIAIQLSTSLHELHQNRVIHKDIKPANILIHPQTKQVQLIDFSIASLLPKETQEIKSLNILEGTLAYISPEQTGRMNRGIDYRSDYYSLGVTFYELLTGELPFNSDDPMELVHCHLVKMPTVIGNREEIPPVLAEIVLKLMAKNAEDRYQSALGLKHDLELCLTQLKDTGAIRDFEIAQRDVCDRFLIPEKLYGREAEVSTLLQAFERVASGTSEMMLVAGFSGIGKTAVVNEVHKPITRQQGYFIKGKFDQFNRNIPFSAFVQALRDLMGQLLSESDAKLAQWRSQILEVVGENGQVLIEVIPELERVIGKQYPAPELSGTEAQNRFQLLFQKFIAIFTTAEHPLVMFLDDLQWADLASLQLIKLLMEDENCLLLLGAYRDNEVSAAHPLMLTVEEIKKSGKTVNTITLTPLAAQNVNQLIADTLRCPTERSLPLTELIERKTRGNPFFITQFLKKLYEDGEITFNHQQGYWECDITQIQLLSLTDDVVEFVAQQLQKLPQTTQNVLQLAACVGNSFDLKTLAIVSQQSVTDAATALWKALQEGLILPTSQTYKFFQIETEAQTNSQNNIDHDSVNLTYRFLHDRIQQAAYSLIPEDQKQVTHLAIGQLLYANTPETQLDRHIFEIVNHLNQGIDLITQPDEQLKLAELNLIAGCKAKSAIAYNAAINYFTQGIDLLPADPWTTNYELTLNLHHERLEAACLNTDFDKLAAWGDIILRSATSLLDTIKVYETRMMAFRSQGKFAEVVETGLQVLKLLGVEFPEQPTQADIGTAAQYTQQLWIGSKPSSLADLPTMNDPYQLAAMQIMTKLVASVLIAAPELLPLLIFKQVEMSIQFGNSSIAVFSYADYGLMLCGFMGDIDAGYEFGQLSLKLLEKFQINAFKSRAYFVVNCFIRHWKEPLSQSIQFLLEGYQSGLETGDWECVALNILTYFQYSYWSGRELSALAQEMEAYRQIISQVKQESILKYYECYQQTILNLLVISEIPYFLAGEVFNTTQILPHLQATNDRGGLFHLYLSQAVLCYWFGKYEQAGEQAAIAQQYSHASAGSFMMVVLVFYDALIHLSQYETADTKQQSKIIERVNSHQEKLQNWANLAPSNHQHYCQLVAAETLRVLGQNYDAMAHYDSAIAGAKTHGYLQDEALSNELAAKFYLHWGKEKVASGYMQEAYYCYARWGSQAKTQDLENRYPHLLQPILQQKIASMNVLETLSAQVNPLVSVHSSQQPTRSSSTNINTSLDFEAIIKASQAISGTIHLDELLQQLTQIILHNSGGDRCALILSNHQGEFFVRAIATPDNTELLDEPLEGNPNLPIKFIQYVKNTQEIVVVNELQTDLPVIDEYLLQRQPKSLLCLPILNQGNLIGILYLKNRSTSNVFTSDRILILNFLCTQAAISLENARLYQDSQIYAHQLEESLEKLRLSENRFQKLADNIPGLIYQIRIQPNGLSSISYVSYGCQSLYEVAAEDLMSGKYSLRDFEHPDDQAELFRATMESAQNLTTFRHEWRIITPNGNVKWVKAVSRPEISEDGEMVWDGIVIDISEQQAALRERERAEQEQQQLLAIVNATPDIVGIADANGNNIYTNPAGQKVWHLKDSKAEFHISSLVPPRLIQYLQNVIIPTAIRQGTWSGESAILDLHGKEIPVSQVVIAHKNAADEVEYLSTIIRDISERKQAEAAIGQKSQELEQALNELKQTQLQMVQQEKMSALGNLVAGVAHEMNNPLSFISASLQQAQPIFTDITTHLQLYQQALPNPDAEILDHAEEIDLEYSLEDLPKILDAMVIAAERLKNISTSLRTFSRADQDYKVLFNINEGIDSTILILKHRLKGNEQRPEIIVVTDYDNLQPIACFPGQLNQVFMNIIANAIDALDESSIGRSFEEIKLNPYKIIVKTAIENQHVKISIADNGKGISEDVKSRIFDHLFTTKAVGKGTGLGLAIARQIVEEKHGGKIEVNSVLGEGTEFVISLPITDNNH encoded by the coding sequence ATGGCGACATTTAAAGCCCCCATCATTCCCGGATATAACATTAGCTCACAACTATATGCTGGCTCCAGAACGATTGTATATCGAGCTATCCGCGAATCAGATCAACTCCCAGTTGTCATCAAGCTATTAACCTCAGAATATCCTACTTTTCAAGAATTACTCAAACTCCGCAATCAATACACTATTAGCAAAAATCTCAATATTTCTGGGATTATTCAGCCATTATCTTTAGAAACATATAATAACGGTTATATTTTCGTGATGGCGGATACCGGGGGAATATCATTACGAGAATATATTCAAAGCAACACTTTATCCCTAGCAGAATTTTTGAGGATTGCTATTCAATTAAGTACTAGTCTTCATGAATTACATCAAAATCGCGTGATTCATAAAGATATTAAACCAGCAAATATTTTAATTCATCCCCAAACAAAACAAGTTCAATTAATTGATTTTAGTATTGCTTCATTACTGCCAAAAGAAACTCAAGAAATTAAAAGTCTTAATATTTTAGAAGGAACTTTAGCTTATATTTCTCCAGAACAAACAGGGAGAATGAACCGAGGTATAGACTACCGCAGTGATTATTACTCTCTGGGAGTGACATTTTATGAATTATTAACCGGAGAATTGCCATTTAATAGTGATGATCCGATGGAGTTGGTGCATTGTCATTTGGTGAAAATGCCAACTGTAATAGGGAACAGGGAAGAAATTCCGCCAGTACTGGCAGAGATTGTGTTGAAACTGATGGCGAAAAATGCCGAGGATAGATATCAAAGTGCTTTGGGATTAAAGCATGATTTAGAACTTTGTTTAACCCAACTTAAAGATACAGGCGCAATTAGAGATTTTGAAATTGCTCAACGGGATGTGTGCGATCGCTTCCTCATCCCGGAAAAATTATATGGTAGAGAAGCGGAAGTCAGCACCTTATTACAAGCATTTGAACGTGTTGCCAGTGGCACATCAGAGATGATGCTAGTGGCGGGATTTTCCGGGATTGGCAAAACTGCTGTAGTGAATGAAGTCCACAAACCCATAACTCGTCAACAAGGTTACTTTATCAAAGGTAAATTTGACCAATTTAACCGGAATATTCCTTTCAGTGCTTTTGTCCAAGCTTTGCGTGATTTGATGGGGCAATTGTTATCAGAGTCGGATGCAAAATTGGCACAGTGGCGGAGTCAGATTTTAGAAGTTGTGGGGGAAAATGGGCAAGTTTTAATTGAGGTCATTCCCGAATTAGAGCGTGTAATTGGTAAACAATATCCTGCACCAGAATTATCGGGAACGGAGGCACAAAACCGATTTCAGTTACTGTTTCAAAAGTTTATTGCTATCTTCACCACAGCAGAGCATCCTTTAGTAATGTTTTTGGATGATTTACAGTGGGCAGATTTAGCTTCTTTGCAGTTAATTAAACTGTTGATGGAGGATGAAAATTGTCTGCTGTTGTTGGGTGCTTATCGAGATAATGAAGTTTCTGCTGCACACCCATTAATGTTGACGGTGGAGGAAATAAAGAAATCTGGTAAGACAGTTAATACTATTACCCTTACTCCTCTAGCTGCTCAAAATGTAAATCAGTTAATAGCTGATACTTTACGTTGTCCAACAGAGCGATCTCTCCCCCTCACCGAATTAATTGAGCGCAAAACCAGAGGAAACCCCTTTTTTATCACTCAGTTTCTCAAGAAACTATATGAAGATGGGGAAATTACCTTCAATCATCAGCAGGGTTATTGGGAATGTGATATTACCCAAATTCAATTGCTATCCCTAACTGATGATGTTGTGGAGTTTGTCGCTCAACAATTACAGAAATTACCTCAAACAACCCAAAATGTTTTGCAGTTAGCTGCTTGTGTTGGTAACTCTTTTGATTTAAAAACCTTAGCAATTGTTTCTCAGCAATCTGTCACCGATGCGGCGACAGCATTATGGAAAGCTTTACAAGAGGGTTTGATTTTACCCACTAGCCAAACTTATAAATTCTTTCAGATAGAGACTGAAGCACAAACTAATTCTCAGAACAATATTGATCATGATTCTGTAAATTTGACTTACCGCTTTCTGCACGATCGCATTCAACAAGCGGCTTACTCTTTAATTCCAGAAGACCAAAAACAAGTTACTCATCTGGCGATCGGTCAACTACTCTATGCTAATACACCAGAAACTCAACTAGATAGACATATATTTGAAATTGTCAATCACCTGAATCAAGGGATTGATTTAATTACTCAGCCTGATGAACAACTAAAGTTAGCCGAACTGAATTTAATCGCGGGATGCAAAGCTAAAAGTGCGATCGCCTATAATGCAGCCATCAATTACTTTACCCAAGGAATTGACTTACTCCCGGCTGATCCTTGGACAACAAACTACGAATTAACTCTAAATCTGCATCACGAGCGTTTAGAAGCAGCTTGTCTAAACACAGACTTTGACAAGTTAGCAGCCTGGGGTGACATTATATTGCGATCTGCAACTTCATTGCTCGACACCATCAAAGTCTATGAAACCCGAATGATGGCTTTCCGTTCTCAAGGTAAATTTGCCGAAGTGGTAGAAACTGGGTTGCAGGTGTTGAAATTACTGGGTGTGGAATTTCCCGAACAACCGACTCAGGCAGATATTGGTACAGCAGCGCAATATACACAGCAACTATGGATAGGTAGTAAACCCTCAAGTTTGGCAGATTTGCCTACAATGAACGATCCCTATCAACTGGCAGCAATGCAAATCATGACTAAACTAGTGGCATCTGTTTTAATTGCTGCGCCTGAACTTTTACCATTACTCATCTTTAAGCAAGTTGAGATGTCTATTCAGTTTGGAAATTCCTCTATTGCCGTTTTTTCTTATGCAGACTACGGATTAATGCTCTGTGGTTTTATGGGAGATATTGATGCTGGGTATGAATTTGGACAATTATCATTAAAGTTACTAGAAAAATTCCAGATTAATGCCTTTAAAAGCCGAGCTTACTTTGTTGTCAACTGCTTTATTCGTCATTGGAAAGAACCCTTGAGTCAGTCTATCCAATTTCTGCTAGAGGGCTACCAGAGTGGGCTGGAAACCGGAGATTGGGAATGTGTAGCATTAAATATACTAACATACTTTCAGTACAGCTACTGGAGTGGTCGAGAATTAAGTGCTTTGGCTCAGGAAATGGAAGCTTATCGACAAATTATCAGCCAGGTTAAGCAAGAATCAATTTTAAAATATTATGAGTGTTACCAACAAACAATTTTAAATTTATTGGTAATATCTGAAATCCCCTATTTTTTGGCAGGTGAAGTCTTCAATACAACCCAAATTTTGCCTCATTTACAGGCTACCAATGATCGAGGGGGATTATTTCATCTTTATTTATCTCAAGCCGTTCTCTGTTATTGGTTTGGCAAATATGAACAAGCTGGGGAACAAGCAGCTATAGCACAACAATATAGTCATGCTAGTGCTGGCAGTTTTATGATGGTTGTTTTGGTTTTTTATGATGCCTTAATTCATTTGTCCCAATACGAAACGGCGGATACTAAACAACAATCAAAGATTATTGAGCGAGTCAATAGTCATCAAGAAAAACTCCAAAATTGGGCAAATTTAGCTCCCTCTAATCATCAACATTACTGTCAACTTGTAGCCGCAGAAACATTGCGGGTTTTGGGTCAAAATTATGATGCAATGGCACATTATGATTCAGCTATTGCTGGTGCAAAAACCCACGGTTATTTACAAGATGAAGCACTCAGTAATGAACTGGCTGCTAAATTTTACCTGCATTGGGGCAAAGAGAAAGTGGCCTCCGGTTATATGCAGGAGGCATACTACTGTTATGCTCGTTGGGGTAGCCAAGCCAAAACTCAAGATTTAGAAAATCGCTACCCTCATTTACTGCAACCTATTCTCCAGCAGAAAATAGCATCGATGAATGTGCTGGAAACATTATCAGCACAAGTTAATCCTCTGGTTTCCGTTCATAGTTCCCAACAACCGACTCGTTCTTCTAGTACCAACATCAATACATCTCTGGATTTTGAAGCGATTATCAAAGCTTCTCAAGCTATTTCTGGCACAATTCACCTGGATGAACTGCTGCAACAACTGACTCAGATTATTTTGCACAATTCTGGTGGCGATCGCTGCGCCTTAATTTTATCTAATCATCAAGGCGAATTTTTTGTCAGAGCAATTGCGACACCAGATAACACTGAACTTCTTGACGAACCTTTAGAGGGAAACCCAAATTTACCGATCAAATTTATTCAATATGTGAAAAATACCCAAGAAATTGTGGTAGTTAATGAACTGCAAACTGATCTACCTGTCATTGATGAATATTTACTGCAACGACAACCAAAAAGTCTGTTGTGCTTACCGATTCTCAATCAAGGTAATTTAATTGGCATTTTGTATTTAAAGAATCGCTCAACCAGTAATGTGTTTACTAGCGATCGCATCTTGATTCTCAACTTTCTTTGTACCCAAGCGGCGATTTCTCTCGAAAATGCCCGACTTTATCAAGATTCTCAAATTTATGCCCATCAGTTAGAAGAATCGCTGGAAAAGTTACGCCTGAGTGAAAACCGCTTTCAGAAACTTGCAGATAATATTCCCGGATTGATTTATCAAATTCGGATTCAACCCAATGGTTTATCTTCAATATCTTATGTGAGCTATGGATGTCAAAGCCTTTACGAAGTAGCGGCTGAAGATTTAATGTCAGGAAAATATAGTCTGCGCGATTTTGAACATCCCGATGATCAAGCTGAATTGTTTCGCGCCACTATGGAGTCAGCGCAAAATCTCACTACCTTTCGACACGAATGGCGGATTATTACACCTAATGGCAATGTTAAATGGGTCAAAGCTGTTTCGAGACCAGAAATTAGCGAAGATGGGGAAATGGTGTGGGATGGGATTGTAATTGATATTAGCGAACAGCAAGCTGCACTTCGTGAACGCGAACGTGCCGAACAAGAGCAGCAACAACTACTAGCAATTGTCAATGCTACACCCGATATTGTCGGTATTGCCGATGCTAATGGCAATAATATTTACACTAATCCTGCTGGACAGAAAGTGTGGCATTTGAAAGATAGTAAGGCAGAATTTCATATTTCTAGTCTGGTGCCACCTCGACTAATACAGTATTTGCAAAATGTCATTATCCCTACCGCTATCCGTCAGGGAACTTGGAGTGGTGAGTCAGCCATCTTAGACTTACATGGTAAGGAAATTCCAGTTTCTCAGGTTGTGATTGCTCATAAAAATGCTGCCGATGAAGTTGAATATTTATCTACTATTATTCGAGATATTAGTGAACGTAAACAAGCGGAAGCTGCAATTGGGCAAAAATCGCAGGAACTCGAACAAGCTCTCAACGAACTCAAACAAACTCAGCTACAAATGGTGCAACAAGAAAAAATGTCTGCATTAGGTAACTTAGTTGCAGGTGTAGCTCATGAAATGAATAATCCTCTCAGTTTTATTTCGGCTAGTCTGCAACAAGCTCAACCCATATTTACTGATATCACCACACACCTCCAACTCTATCAACAAGCTCTCCCCAATCCTGATGCAGAAATTCTCGATCATGCCGAAGAAATTGATTTAGAGTATAGCTTAGAAGACCTACCAAAAATCCTCGATGCAATGGTTATAGCTGCTGAAAGATTGAAAAATATCAGCACCAGTTTGAGAACTTTCTCCCGTGCTGATCAAGATTATAAAGTGCTATTTAATATTAATGAAGGCATTGATAGTACAATTTTAATTCTCAAACATCGCCTGAAAGGTAATGAACAACGCCCAGAAATTATTGTGGTGACGGATTACGATAATTTACAACCAATAGCATGTTTTCCTGGACAGTTAAATCAGGTATTTATGAATATCATTGCCAATGCGATTGATGCTTTAGATGAGTCAAGTATAGGACGCAGTTTTGAGGAAATTAAACTCAATCCTTACAAGATTATTGTCAAAACAGCAATCGAAAATCAGCATGTTAAAATCTCCATTGCTGATAATGGTAAAGGCATCAGTGAAGATGTCAAATCGCGCATCTTTGACCATTTATTTACAACCAAAGCAGTAGGTAAAGGCACAGGATTAGGACTAGCGATCGCCAGACAAATTGTTGAAGAAAAACATGGCGGCAAAATTGAAGTTAATTCTGTTTTAGGAGAGGGAACAGAGTTTGTAATTTCTCTCCCCATTACAGATAACAATCATTAA